One genomic region from Nostoc sphaeroides encodes:
- a CDS encoding peptidoglycan DD-metalloendopeptidase family protein — MGLAQPTTVVEKTVLAQSDTSDDASKAKLISKLKQKTQTTAQTPAKPTVIASSTRTAYEVKPGDTLAAIASRYNTSVSELVKANNLNNPNELKISQQLIIPAVHIEATVASNPTVANNPTVASTTFVESSKTPHVANSPINIGSANSYLPSSQSPTIADNSNITVPTPVTVQIQANSATDLETAPTPATSYGVGGENQVPQTFAEIQKFKPPTNRVARVNNNNNDRLRSLQAEIQRLQQKYRTQQSGNSVVSAAASETNNAAMITPVSTPNNFTVPNAAQPNSVAIQIPVPTPIRSNYSVQPIKPQFRTSVRPSEAVNPEFLPNLGSPSKWTPSGTPAAVKVATPSGRVNASDSLGMMRGRTVTPQVMPPLAAVDQYLPRPIDELTPPPSSSTLAYTWPAKGTLTSGFGMRWGRPHKGIDIANSTGTPIVASAEGTIEKAGWNNGGYGNLVQIRHPDGSTTRYAHNSKILVQPGQQVNQGETIALMGSTGHSTGPHTHFEIHPGGKGAVNPIAFLPQRV, encoded by the coding sequence ATGGGGTTGGCACAGCCAACGACTGTAGTTGAGAAAACTGTATTAGCCCAGTCGGACACTTCTGACGATGCAAGCAAAGCGAAGTTGATATCGAAGTTAAAACAGAAGACACAGACAACTGCACAGACACCAGCGAAACCAACAGTTATTGCCTCCTCGACTCGAACAGCCTACGAAGTTAAGCCTGGAGATACACTAGCAGCGATCGCCAGCAGATATAACACTTCCGTATCAGAACTAGTCAAGGCAAATAACCTCAATAATCCAAATGAACTGAAAATTAGTCAACAACTAATTATTCCTGCTGTTCATATTGAGGCAACTGTAGCAAGTAACCCCACTGTAGCAAATAACCCCACTGTAGCGAGTACTACTTTTGTAGAGTCCAGCAAAACTCCTCATGTTGCCAACTCCCCTATAAACATTGGTAGCGCCAACTCATATCTACCTAGTTCACAATCACCAACTATTGCCGACAACAGTAACATTACCGTCCCTACACCGGTAACTGTTCAGATTCAGGCAAATAGTGCAACCGACTTAGAAACAGCCCCCACTCCTGCTACTTCTTATGGCGTCGGTGGTGAAAATCAAGTGCCACAAACTTTTGCCGAAATACAAAAGTTTAAACCACCAACAAATAGGGTAGCAAGGGTAAACAATAACAATAATGACCGTTTGCGGAGCTTACAAGCGGAAATTCAGAGGTTACAGCAGAAATATCGCACTCAACAGTCTGGGAACTCAGTTGTGTCAGCAGCAGCTTCCGAAACTAATAATGCTGCGATGATCACTCCTGTTTCTACCCCCAATAATTTCACTGTACCCAATGCGGCTCAACCCAATAGTGTAGCAATCCAAATTCCAGTTCCTACACCAATTCGGAGTAACTATAGCGTTCAGCCAATTAAGCCCCAATTCCGTACTTCTGTACGCCCTAGCGAGGCAGTAAACCCAGAGTTCTTGCCTAATCTAGGTTCTCCTAGTAAGTGGACTCCCTCTGGCACTCCAGCAGCCGTAAAGGTTGCAACACCTTCTGGAAGAGTAAATGCTTCTGACTCATTAGGAATGATGCGAGGAAGGACAGTTACTCCACAGGTGATGCCACCTTTGGCAGCAGTCGATCAATATCTGCCCAGACCCATTGACGAACTAACGCCTCCTCCATCTAGTTCAACCTTAGCTTACACCTGGCCAGCAAAGGGCACTCTCACCTCTGGCTTTGGTATGCGTTGGGGAAGACCGCACAAGGGAATTGATATTGCTAACTCCACTGGCACACCAATTGTTGCTTCAGCTGAGGGGACGATAGAAAAAGCTGGCTGGAACAACGGTGGCTACGGCAACCTGGTTCAAATCCGCCATCCTGATGGCAGCACGACTCGTTATGCTCATAACAGCAAAATTCTGGTACAACCTGGTCAGCAGGTGAATCAAGGAGAAACAATTGCTTTAATGGGTAGCACTGGTCACAGTACTGGGCCACACACCCACTTTGAAATCCATCCAGGAGGTAAAGGTGCTGTTAATCCAATAGCCTTCCTACCGCAACGCGTGTAA
- a CDS encoding tyrosine-type recombinase/integrase: MTIQNSQRITMKVGIEVSKGYIRLRFPRALFNGNQKYLSLNLVDTPENRVAAEIKVRQIELDILAGYFDPTLAKYKADHTATPKKQKVYSLLELWEKYTQFKSGQVQESTLVRDYSLIEKRIRALPTNDANQAVMVRNHLLSTYSAETAKRTLKQMNACCNWAVLSKLIEVNSFHDLAKGIKTKRKDNTILTFTREEISIIVDAFDSNKYCPKYSPLPHSYYANYVRLLFLSGCRPEEAVALKWKHIAPTHITFAEAVPSDVRIRKDTKTHQIRLFPINNQLRELLNNIGYGEADKLLFCNRNGRELNTHNFLNRVWKPILTKLVNDALIRYYLPQYNCRHTFITLSLEAGISVKQIAAWVGNSPEVIYKHYSGIIKQLEVPEIF; encoded by the coding sequence ATGACTATCCAAAATAGTCAAAGGATTACCATGAAAGTTGGTATTGAAGTATCTAAAGGTTATATCAGATTAAGATTTCCTAGAGCTTTATTTAATGGCAATCAGAAATACTTATCTCTGAATTTGGTTGACACTCCAGAGAACAGAGTGGCTGCTGAGATAAAAGTAAGGCAGATAGAGTTAGATATCCTAGCTGGTTATTTTGACCCTACCCTTGCCAAATACAAAGCTGACCACACCGCTACCCCTAAGAAACAAAAGGTATACAGCCTACTTGAGTTATGGGAAAAGTATACTCAGTTTAAAAGTGGTCAAGTACAGGAATCAACTCTTGTCCGTGACTACTCATTAATAGAGAAGCGCATCAGAGCATTACCTACTAATGATGCTAATCAAGCAGTGATGGTAAGGAATCATTTACTGAGTACTTATTCTGCTGAAACAGCCAAGCGCACTCTTAAACAAATGAATGCTTGCTGTAATTGGGCTGTTCTATCTAAGTTAATAGAAGTTAATTCTTTTCATGATTTAGCTAAAGGTATTAAGACCAAAAGAAAAGATAACACTATACTTACTTTTACTAGAGAGGAAATAAGTATTATTGTTGACGCTTTTGATAGTAACAAGTATTGTCCGAAATATTCACCACTGCCTCATTCCTACTATGCCAATTATGTTCGCCTATTATTTCTTTCAGGCTGTAGACCTGAAGAAGCTGTGGCATTGAAGTGGAAACATATTGCTCCTACACACATTACTTTTGCAGAAGCGGTACCTTCTGATGTCAGAATTAGGAAAGATACAAAAACTCATCAAATTAGATTATTCCCTATCAATAATCAATTGAGAGAGCTTTTGAATAATATTGGGTATGGGGAAGCTGATAAATTACTATTTTGTAACCGCAATGGTAGAGAGCTAAATACTCATAATTTTCTAAATAGAGTGTGGAAACCTATATTAACTAAATTAGTGAATGATGCTCTAATCAGGTATTACCTGCCTCAATATAACTGCCGCCATACTTTTATTACCCTATCTCTGGAGGCAGGTATTAGTGTTAAACAAATAGCAGCATGGGTGGGTAATTCTCCTGAAGTAATATACAAACATTATTCAGGGATAATCAAACAGCTTGAAGTACCAGAAATCTTTTAA
- a CDS encoding phage antirepressor KilAC domain-containing protein has product MSDLNLSVRSQIKNAVESEVEFSVNFDDAWQWLEYSTKGNAKRVLTDNFEKTIDYLVVINSDKNLSGGRPTEEMHLTADCFKQLAMLSGTPKGKEVRLYFIACERELKELKSLPAKPADIVFMLEEAAAAIKKERALTAAAESKIVEMKPKVEMYNILLEANKAIKIGEFADLINVKKLGQNNLFKFLRTAGILDQQNKPYQKYMHHFNVVQKVNKHTGDVYSVVLVTPGGQQFLVKKILEAGHTIKSSVVNEIIEAAAADKAA; this is encoded by the coding sequence ATGTCAGATTTAAATTTAAGTGTACGTTCTCAGATTAAGAATGCAGTTGAATCAGAAGTAGAATTCTCAGTTAACTTTGATGATGCTTGGCAGTGGTTAGAATATTCTACTAAGGGTAATGCTAAGCGTGTATTAACTGATAACTTTGAAAAGACTATAGATTATTTAGTTGTTATCAATAGTGATAAAAACCTTTCAGGTGGTAGACCAACTGAAGAAATGCATTTAACAGCAGATTGCTTTAAGCAGTTAGCTATGTTAAGTGGAACTCCTAAAGGTAAAGAGGTAAGACTTTACTTTATTGCTTGTGAGAGGGAGCTGAAGGAACTCAAGTCTTTGCCTGCTAAACCTGCTGATATTGTATTCATGCTAGAAGAAGCGGCTGCGGCTATTAAAAAGGAAAGGGCACTAACTGCTGCTGCTGAAAGTAAGATAGTTGAAATGAAACCTAAAGTAGAAATGTACAATATTTTGCTAGAAGCAAATAAGGCTATTAAAATTGGTGAGTTTGCTGACCTTATTAATGTTAAGAAGCTTGGTCAAAATAATCTATTTAAGTTCTTAAGGACAGCAGGTATACTTGACCAACAAAACAAACCTTACCAAAAGTATATGCATCACTTTAATGTAGTACAAAAAGTAAATAAACATACAGGTGATGTATATTCAGTAGTATTAGTAACTCCAGGTGGTCAACAGTTCTTAGTTAAGAAGATACTTGAAGCTGGTCATACTATTAAGAGTAGTGTTGTTAATGAAATTATAGAAGCTGCGGCTGCTGATAAGGCTGCTTAG
- a CDS encoding DUF4351 domain-containing protein: protein MSEERERADNDSPWKEILEAYFPQAMQFFFPQTAALINWERPHEFLDKEFQQIDREAELGRRYADKLVKVWQIQGEEIWLLIHVEIQAKSEDNFAQRMFSYNLRIFDKFAKPAISLAILCDADSTWRPNQYTYNYPDCGLHFRFGTVKLLDYQNRWTELENSDNPFATVVMAHLKTQQTTKQLGERKTWKFSLIRRLYEQGLQERDIRNLYRFIDWVMILPKGLEAEFWQEFKQFEQERTMSYITTGERIGYERGKEEGQQEQAQTLVLRQLQKRVGELPQEVREQIQGLSLEQLEALGEALLDFSAIADLLNWLQTHQTVSAES from the coding sequence ATGAGCGAGGAACGAGAAAGAGCCGATAATGATTCCCCGTGGAAAGAAATCCTAGAAGCTTACTTCCCACAAGCAATGCAATTTTTCTTTCCGCAAACAGCAGCACTAATTAATTGGGAACGTCCCCACGAGTTTCTTGATAAGGAATTTCAACAAATAGATCGGGAAGCAGAACTTGGTAGAAGATATGCAGATAAATTGGTCAAAGTCTGGCAAATTCAAGGAGAGGAAATTTGGCTGTTGATTCATGTCGAAATTCAGGCAAAATCGGAAGATAATTTTGCTCAAAGGATGTTTTCCTACAACCTGCGAATTTTTGACAAATTTGCTAAACCAGCCATTAGCCTAGCAATTTTGTGCGATGCTGACTCGACTTGGAGACCAAATCAATATACTTATAATTATCCCGATTGTGGTCTGCATTTTAGATTTGGAACCGTCAAACTGCTCGATTATCAAAATCGATGGACAGAGTTAGAAAACAGCGATAATCCCTTTGCGACGGTGGTAATGGCACATTTGAAAACCCAACAAACTACTAAACAGTTGGGAGAAAGGAAAACGTGGAAATTTAGTTTAATTCGGCGATTGTATGAACAAGGGCTACAAGAAAGGGATATTCGTAACCTCTATCGTTTTATCGATTGGGTTATGATTTTACCAAAAGGATTAGAAGCAGAATTTTGGCAGGAGTTTAAACAATTCGAGCAGGAGCGTACCATGAGTTACATTACCACAGGCGAACGCATTGGCTACGAGCGAGGTAAGGAGGAAGGACAACAGGAACAAGCACAGACACTTGTACTACGACAGCTACAAAAACGGGTAGGAGAGTTACCACAAGAGGTTCGAGAACAAATTCAGGGTCTTTCTCTAGAACAACTGGAAGCACTGGGTGAGGCTTTGTTAGATTTTAGTGCGATCGCTGATTTGCTCAACTGGCTACAAACTCATCAAACAGTTAGTGCTGAATCCTAA
- a CDS encoding transposase family protein, with product MSDILKHIEENPKETRRLIGLEYEQLQQLIGNAERLNYEKQAFRESKKIRIIAGGGGRKPKLSVKEQIILTLVYLRQMTTFQFLGIQFGVSESTANDTFNYWLPILRELLPCSLIEQVKKNESDLMVVQEILTDYELIVDSYEQVRERPGDNEEQEKYFSGKKSNHTFKSQIIIMPDGRDIVDVVAGEPGTKSDITMFRENRDNFDPKQSFKGDLGDLGEDLIDTPIKKPRNKELTSDQKKSNKAFSSKRIFVEHRIRSVKIFRVVQDRFRLNPKKYEQVILTICGLVRLRIRALILPLEISAMSLG from the coding sequence ATGAGTGATATACTGAAGCACATTGAAGAAAATCCTAAAGAAACACGGAGGTTAATTGGCCTGGAGTATGAACAGTTACAACAATTAATCGGAAATGCCGAACGATTAAATTATGAAAAACAAGCTTTCCGAGAATCAAAAAAAATTAGAATTATTGCTGGCGGTGGAGGTCGAAAACCAAAACTATCTGTTAAAGAACAAATAATTTTAACCTTGGTGTATCTCAGACAAATGACGACATTTCAATTTCTTGGTATCCAGTTTGGAGTGAGTGAATCGACAGCGAATGACACATTTAATTATTGGTTGCCAATACTGAGAGAATTGCTGCCATGTAGTTTAATTGAACAAGTAAAAAAAAACGAATCTGACTTGATGGTAGTTCAAGAAATACTTACAGATTATGAATTAATTGTAGACAGCTATGAACAAGTTAGGGAAAGACCCGGAGATAATGAGGAACAAGAAAAATATTTTTCAGGAAAAAAGAGTAATCACACATTTAAAAGCCAAATAATCATCATGCCAGATGGTAGAGACATCGTTGATGTTGTGGCAGGAGAACCAGGTACTAAAAGCGATATAACAATGTTTAGAGAAAATCGTGATAATTTTGACCCAAAACAAAGTTTTAAGGGAGATTTAGGTGATTTAGGAGAAGATTTAATTGATACTCCCATTAAGAAACCAAGAAATAAAGAGTTAACATCTGACCAGAAAAAATCAAACAAGGCATTCTCCTCTAAACGAATATTTGTCGAACATCGAATCCGTTCGGTAAAAATATTTCGAGTTGTTCAAGACAGATTTAGGTTAAATCCAAAAAAGTATGAACAAGTTATTTTGACAATTTGTGGATTAGTCAGATTACGAATTAGAGCGCTAATATTACCATTAGAAATATCCGCTATGTCATTAGGTTAA